The Gadus macrocephalus chromosome 1, ASM3116895v1 DNA window AACGACCCTTTTCCGATTCAGACCTCAACAAAACCATTTCCGGGGGAACTAAGTCCCCACTAACATCGGTTTGCCTAGTAGGTCCAGCTGTTCAACATTCGACCCTTGTCCAATTCAGACGTCAACAAAGCCATATCCGGGAGAACTAGTCACACACAGATTAAATTCCACTCAGTTCATTGTCAACTACGTTCCCCTCCATTAACCAGACCTGAGGAGCGCATCAGAATAGTTGAACAACAAAACACCGCCAGCTGTTCTCCAGTAGAACCACACAGGCCATGATGAGAGACCCGACCCTAGACCACTGGATCCTTGGGGCGACCCGACCCTGGACCACTAGATCCCGGGGATGGGGGGTACCTTGGACTTGGAGCAGGTGACGGACCGCAGGGCCCCAAAGAAGATGGGCAGCAGGGCCATGAACAGCAGGCTCCCGTACGCCAGCGCTGTTCCCTCCGGTGTCGCCACGAACTTCGCCGCCGTCGCATTCAGAACGTCGGTCCCGTTGAGCTCCGCGTCGGGCGAGAGCCCCGGTATCGGGACAGAGGCATCGGGGGGCGGCACAGACCCCTGGTCCACGTCAGCCATCTTCACAGGATTCAGTTGAGCGGCGCTACAGGAGACAGAGGCTGGTTCGTGTGCTGTCGTCCAGTAAGGCCACGTTTGCTAAAGCTGGAGGAGCCGAGCGACTTCCTCGTTGGTTCTGCGGTTTGTTCAGAGGAACTACGCGGAAGCACCGGCGACTCGCttccgccccctggtggctgaGTCAAGAAGAGTTGAGATGGAGCTCATTGAGGCATTTAAACAAttgtataaaataatataaatgaatttCAAAACAACCACATACAATCACGGAAGACGGCGAGAACAACTTCAGAGACGATTGTACATTTGAACTAGTTTATTATTAATTCTGCATTATACTAACTGTAGACCCAGGAGGAAAATAAACATATGACTCTGTAGTATGAAGATAGGGTTGAGGTGTGATCACGAaacaaaactgtgtgtgtgtgtgtgtgtgtgtgtgtgtgtgtgtgtgtgtgtgtgtgtgtgtgtgtgtgtgtattttaacatgtcaTTAATATTACTCATACTTTTtgaatgtgttaaaataatctttattctttattattCAGGCATAGAAAGAATGACATTCAAAATATTTACATTGTCTGTGCAGTATGAGATATaaatgatataaaaaaaaagtactttaAATCATGGCAGACAACCAGAGCTTTCAAAACAATCaattatcaataataatattacaaaaGCATATAATAAAAATCATCGAGACAAAGATTATAAAACAGATTTATCGGTTTGGTTGTCATTGAACTTTCAGAACTTTACAGATAAGGGGAGATGAGACAAGAAGACCAAGAATATATTAATAaagtttatatatataacagTGACATTACTGTtacatgctgattggctgtttaaaTCCTAGAAGAGAATAGATGTTGATGGTCCAGTAATGTTCACTCCCGGCCAGGCTCCAGACGCAATCCAACGATCACAGAGCAGCCAGGCCGGACAAGAGGAAGGCAAAGAGGCTCAGCAGGATGAGGAGGGGTGTGGCCTGAGGTAGGTGGGTGGAGCTTTTAAGCTCCACCTCTATGGGGAAGTGTTCGCTTATGTGCATGGCCTGTCAGACAAAAGCAACAGATCCCAGTCAGAGGAGTTGCATGGATaagggggagcgagggagggggagggggggggggggggaggaggaggagggagacgagaACAATGTAACAGATTGTAGAAGACATCAAGCGAGTGAGACGGGTtggatatatattatttatatatataatacacagTAACCCAGCTGTAAGtatcatgccaataaagccacTTGGCCcttgagagagtgagtgaggttACCTACCTCCATCTTCTTGATCTGGTAGGTCTTAGCGTAGTTGAAGACCGAAGCAGTCCCCGGCTCCACCTGCTTCAGGAACGACTTACCATGCACCAcaaacctaacacacacacacacaaccaatgaAATTACAACAATAAACACTACCCTACTAACCTAGAGACACTAACCACCTGTACTATCGCCAAGTTATCAACAAACCTGTCGTAGGCACAGTCTGTGGTGTCAGTGGTTGTTGTGTCAACGTGGTCACCGATCAGCCAATAGAAACCCTTCTTTGTGAAGAGGCGGATCTCTTTCTTCTTGGGCCGGGTCATGTAACTGCAGCCAGCGTTGAAGTTCCCCAGGAACATCACcgtctaaacacacacacacacacacacacacacacacacacacacacacacacacacacacacacacacacacacacacacacacacacacacacacacacacacacacacacacacacacacacacacacacacacacacacaccattcaggAAGTGGTCATGCAGAgaagtgcatgctgggagatgGTCTGCGAGCCCTCACCTCGGTTTTCCACCTCTTGCTGATGTCCGTGAAGACGTCGTAGAGCTGATCCATCTCCTGCACCGCCCGGCTCGGCAACGTGTTCACCGCCACCAGCACAAAGTCCCCCACGCCTGGGGGTAAAGGGCCGTGCTATATTAgtgaccaccagggggcagcagagccTCCAGACCACAGCAGAGCGCTGGGAGCCAGAGAACAGAGGTGTTGGATGGCAGGATGAGGTGAGCTAAAAGACTCAAAATACACCAGTTCAGAGTTCgactagactctgcatagccatcgagtccccccctcccactattATATGTTCTTCGTCCTGGCCCTTAATTTAcacacttactgtatgttgtatttattttcagtacTTAATTGTAAAGCATCTGCAGTCGCTAGCTGTCACTGCTGTGGACgaggaatgggttagcctagcgattgttactacttgcacttggttctatgaatatcttcactgtaccgacagagatatattgtttcacttctagtgacaaatgtacttactgtaagtcgccttggataaaagcgtctgctaaaggccctgaatgtaaatgtaaatgagctCACTTGTTTGGCTGCTCTTAAACCGAACCATAAACGGAGGCCGGGCGAAGCCCTTCCCCTCGTACTGGTGACGGTCGCTCACACTGACGATTTCCTTCCTGAGGGCAGGAGCTTACCGTCATTAAGGAATTAATGATATGCACAGTATCAGCCTTACTGTCAATCAAATGATTAGTGCATAGTCAAAGGTTATAATCattagttagttagttggtCTTACTAGTAAATTGTTTCATCTTGTAATGTTAGTATAAAAGTTAGGGTTAAAGTTAGAATAATAGTTATGGTTATAGTTAGTTTTCTTGGTTACTAATTTGTAGAGGTGCATGTCGTTGAGTTAGTATAATAGTTATGATTATAGTTAGTATAATagttatagttagttagttagttggtTAGTAGTTCACCAACTGTAGAGGAAGACGTATTGCTGCATTTCGTTGAGTTTGTATAATAGTTATGGTTATAGTTAGTATAATAGTTATAGTTGGTTAGTAGTTGACTAACCTGTAGAGGAAGACGTATTGCTGCATGTCATTTGGATTGGCTCCATGGCTCCGGCTGGCTGCCGTCTGGTACTGGTGGTCGTAACTATACCAAAGGAAAACATCTTGATTAGATTTATACCCAGTGCACTCAACTCATAGCAGAGGGTTGTGtccgaggagagaggagaaaggtgaCCTGTGTttcacagaggagagaggggtacaGGTGACCGGTGTGTCAGAAGAGAGGATACAGATGACCATTATCCGCTCATTCACTCATGATCAAGATAATGATGAACGACGCCCAGTCATTATTAGCCAGCGGGTAAAGTTTGGAAAGAAGAGGTTGAACTGGGAGGCTCCCAGTAGCCAGGACAGCCACTACCAACACACCTCAATGATGCAAGgcgatgtcacttcctgtcaagCACCAGAAAGTGACAGACATTTTCATGGTGAGGCTTGGTGTTACTGTTGCAGTATTTCAAACCACCCAAAGACAGCCTGAAACTAACCAATTAAGGGACAGTTGGGGGTAAGAAGCAAGCAGCTCATTGGGCGTCTCCTGAGATGCTCATTGAATTGTCCACAGCCAAGTTATGATTGGGGTTAGGGAGTAATTGTGGATAGGGGAGGATTCGGGATAGGGAGTGATTGGGGTTAGGGGGTGATCGGGGTTAAGGGGTGGGGTGCCTACCTGTCATTGTCCCTGTAGGGAGAAGGCACAGTGTTAAAACCATAGTGACACCCGTCGTCGTGGAAACACCGCTGAGGCCTTATACATATGTTCTACTGCCGGCAGCTCAGTATAGAGGAAGGCACCGATGCTGCATGGTAGAGAGAGCAAGGCGCTAACACCGCGGGGTTTGGGGTTCCTCTCCCTGTGTAGCCCAGTAGGCAGAGCAAGGCACCACTGCTGCAGGGTTCGGGGTTCTACTCCCTCGGTAGAGTACCTGTT harbors:
- the LOC132463228 gene encoding deoxyribonuclease gamma-like isoform X2, whose product is MRWCCSFPRALLLVLLLGWWGRSSGFKICSFKLQSLNSTKAANKRVMYTLKRVVSRCDVCLLQGVNDPNGSVMKHLVTKLNSYDHQYQTAASRSHGANPNDMQQYVFLYRKEIVSVSDRHQYEGKGFARPPFMVRFKSSQTSVGDFVLVAVNTLPSRAVQEMDQLYDVFTDISKRWKTETVMFLGNFNAGCSYMTRPKKKEIRLFTKKGFYWLIGDHVDTTTTDTTDCAYDRFVVHGKSFLKQVEPGTASVFNYAKTYQIKKMEAMHISEHFPIEVELKSSTHLPQATPLLILLSLFAFLLSGLAAL
- the LOC132463228 gene encoding deoxyribonuclease gamma-like isoform X1 produces the protein MRWCCSFPRALLLVLLLGWWGRSSGFKICSFKLQSLNSTKAANKRVMYTLKRVVSRCDVCLLQGVNDPNGSVMKHLVTKLNRDNDSYDHQYQTAASRSHGANPNDMQQYVFLYRKEIVSVSDRHQYEGKGFARPPFMVRFKSSQTSVGDFVLVAVNTLPSRAVQEMDQLYDVFTDISKRWKTETVMFLGNFNAGCSYMTRPKKKEIRLFTKKGFYWLIGDHVDTTTTDTTDCAYDRFVVHGKSFLKQVEPGTASVFNYAKTYQIKKMEAMHISEHFPIEVELKSSTHLPQATPLLILLSLFAFLLSGLAAL